The following are encoded together in the Thunnus albacares chromosome 7, fThuAlb1.1, whole genome shotgun sequence genome:
- the ppcdc gene encoding phosphopantothenoylcysteine decarboxylase isoform X1 produces MQSEWGQSVFLPEDPVPLAHLSVCQLHSQVDVRVVTTEHAKHFYDPAEVSVKIYSDKDEWEMWTQRSDPVLHIDLRRWADLLVIAPLDANTLGKIANGLCDNLLTCVVRAWDMSRPLLFCPAMNTAMWQHPITAQQVSKLKEFGYVEIPCIAKKLVCGDEGKGAMAEVSTIVSVVQLYLKKPDESSEKT; encoded by the exons ATGCAAAGTGAGTGGGGGCAGTCTGTGTTTCTACCAGAAGATCCTGTCCCGCTAGCTCACCTGAGCGTCTGTCAGCTCCACTCGCAG GTGGATGTAAGAGTGGTTACAACGGAGCATGCCAAGCACTTCTATGATCCTGCAGAAGTTTCAGTAAAAATCTACAGTGACAAGGATGAATGGGAG ATGTGGACTCAGAGATCTGATCCTGTGCTCCACATTGACCTCAGGCGCTGGGCAGACCTACTTGTCATTGCCCCCTTAGATGCCAACACGCTTGGAAAGATTGCTAACGGCCTTTGTGACAATCTGCTG ACATGTGTGGTAAGAGCCTGGGATATGAGTCgccctctcctcttctgtcctGCAATGAATACAGCTATGTGGCAGCATCCCATTACAGCCCAGCAGGTGTCCAAACTGAAAGAGTTTGGATATGTGGAAATCCCCTGCATCGCTAAGAAGCTAGTGTGTGGAGATGAAG GTAAAGGAGCCATGGCAGAGGTATCAACTATCGTCAGTGTTGTCCAACTGTACCTTAAGAAACCGGATGAGTCATCTGAGAAAACATGA
- the ppcdc gene encoding phosphopantothenoylcysteine decarboxylase isoform X2: protein MQTDELVSCVKSDLLRSCDTFRVLVGVTGSVAALKLPLLVTQLLQLPGVDVRVVTTEHAKHFYDPAEVSVKIYSDKDEWEMWTQRSDPVLHIDLRRWADLLVIAPLDANTLGKIANGLCDNLLTCVVRAWDMSRPLLFCPAMNTAMWQHPITAQQVSKLKEFGYVEIPCIAKKLVCGDEGKGAMAEVSTIVSVVQLYLKKPDESSEKT from the exons ATGCAGACAGACGAGCTTGTTTCTTGTGTGAAAAGTGATTTGTTGAGATCTTGCGACACTTTTCGCGTTCTTGTTGGCGTCACGGGAAGTGTGGCAGCCTTGAAACTGCCTCTTTTGGTCACCCAGCTTCTTCAGCTCCCTGGG GTGGATGTAAGAGTGGTTACAACGGAGCATGCCAAGCACTTCTATGATCCTGCAGAAGTTTCAGTAAAAATCTACAGTGACAAGGATGAATGGGAG ATGTGGACTCAGAGATCTGATCCTGTGCTCCACATTGACCTCAGGCGCTGGGCAGACCTACTTGTCATTGCCCCCTTAGATGCCAACACGCTTGGAAAGATTGCTAACGGCCTTTGTGACAATCTGCTG ACATGTGTGGTAAGAGCCTGGGATATGAGTCgccctctcctcttctgtcctGCAATGAATACAGCTATGTGGCAGCATCCCATTACAGCCCAGCAGGTGTCCAAACTGAAAGAGTTTGGATATGTGGAAATCCCCTGCATCGCTAAGAAGCTAGTGTGTGGAGATGAAG GTAAAGGAGCCATGGCAGAGGTATCAACTATCGTCAGTGTTGTCCAACTGTACCTTAAGAAACCGGATGAGTCATCTGAGAAAACATGA
- the hacd3 gene encoding very-long-chain (3R)-3-hydroxyacyl-CoA dehydratase yields the protein MTLTPLVYWAQRHEDIYLRVELTDAQNIDVRVHENVLQFRAQGHGAKGQNEYEFSLEFVLPVKPEVSHKSTQRQVNITVRKEQRGWWERLTKQERKPVFLSPDFDRWLDESDAEMEIREKEEKRNRLKASRHEEDQFVSLKTGCLFIYNLVQFLGFSWIFVNMTVRLFIFGQDSMYDTFHTISDVMFFCQILAAVEVLNAAFGVVRTGVVPTLIQVVGRNFILFIIFGSLEEMHNRPVVFFVFYLWSTIEIFRYPFYMLGCFNTEWKTLTWLRYTIWIPLYPLGVLAEAVAVIQSIPIFEETKTFSIPLPKAIGTSISFSYVLCMYLVLMFLGLFINFRHLYKQRKRRFRTKKRKAN from the exons ATGACACTGACACCGCTCGTTTACTGGGCTCAACGCCATGAGGATATTTACCTGCGAGTGGAGCTGACAGACGCTCAG AACATCGATGTCCGTGTACATGAAAACGTCCTTCAGTTTAGAG CCCAGGGCCATGGCGCAAAAGGACAAAATGAATATGAGTTCAGCCTGGAGTTTGTTTTACCAGTAAAGCCAGAG GTGAGCCACAAGTCCACACAACGACAGGTTAATATTACAGTGCGGAAAGAACAGCGTGGCTGGTGGGAAAGACTGACCAAACAGGAGCGCAAACCAGTCTTCCTCTCACCTGACTTTGACCGCTGGCTGGACGAGTCAGACGCTGAGATGGAGATCCGGGAAAAG gaggagaaaaggaaCAGACTGAAGGCTTCAAGGCATGAGGAGGATC aGTTTGTCAGCCTGAAAACAGGATGTTTATTCATATATAACCTGGTACAGTTCCTTGGCTTTTCGTGGATCTTTGTCAACATGACTGTACGGCTCTTTATCTTTGGCCAAG ATTCCATGTACGACACATTTCACACCATATCGGATGTGATGTTCTTCTGCCAGATCCTGGCAGCAGTAGAGGTCCTCAATGCTGCTTTTGGTGTAGTCAGAACAGGTGTTGTTCCAACTCTTATACAG GTGGTTGGAAGGAATTTTATCCTCTTCATCATTTTCGGTAGCTTGGAGGAAATGCATAACAGGCCTGTTGTGTTCTTTGTCTTCTATCTATGGAGCACCATCGAGATCTTTAG GTATCCATTTTACATGCTGGGCTGTTTCAATACAGAGTGGAAAACCCTGACGTGGCTGCGATACACAATCTGGATACCACTGTACCCGTTAGGTGTTTTAGCAGAAG CTGTTGCTGTGATACAATCCATTCCCATCTTTGAAGAGACCAAAACCTTCAGCATTCCTCTGCCAAAAGCCATCGGCACCTCTATCAGCTTCTCTTACGTCCTGTGCATGTATCTTGTTCTCATGTTTCTGG GCCTTTTTATCAACTTTCGTCATCTATACAAGCAAAGGAAGA